From the Lathyrus oleraceus cultivar Zhongwan6 chromosome 3, CAAS_Psat_ZW6_1.0, whole genome shotgun sequence genome, the window ATACAAAGTTTCTGAAATGAATTTCCGTTCAAGGTTTGTACCTGCAATGAAAGCCTTACAGTTACAGCGTGCTCCATTATGTCTTCCTTCTTTTGAAATTAAGGAAGAAGCAAAGGAGACTAAGGAATCTTCTAGAAATCCAGAGGTTGTCATGAAAGATACTTCTGCTCAGCTGGACAGTGGAAAGCAAGTCGCTTCTGAAGATCAATAGCAAGCTCAAGACAGTGAGCCATAACAACAAATTGTTGTTTCTGAGAATCAGAATGTTGCTGGAACTTCTTCTAGGGAAATTCCTGAAGTAATTCTGAAGACACTCGTTGAGATGAAAGAAGAAAGTGATTTGGTCAGACAACGCTTGGATAAGCAAGATCTTCTGTTTGAAATGATTCTCTCCAAACTTCCGCCGCTTCCTCTGCCATAGAACCTTAACCCATAGTTTTCAAATTTTTATGCACTTTTGATTTGTCTAAGTGTTTTTGTTTTTGTTCTGCATGTTGTGTACTGCTATGCCTTATGGCATTTTAGTTTTAATAAAATATTGTTGTTTCCTTACTTTATTTTATCTCTGTCTTTTTAATCGATGACAAAGGAGGAGAAACGTATTTGATTTTGATATACCTATGTTCATGAATCAgaacccaaacattttcaaatgTTTCTGCTACCAACTACTTTGAAGAATAGTTTGTTAATTGTCTTTCAGGGAAAGTCAAGAACATCAGAAGCTCTTGAAGTTTTTAAGATCAGAACTTAAGTTACCAGCTTCTAAAGAAATGGTTTACTCTCTGAGTCTGAAGTTTTAACTTCACCATTTGAGAAAGACTTCCAACCAAACATAACCAGACATCAAGTTAAAGGAATTGTGAATTCCACCGGGCATCAAGTTCTGAGGAATTGTGAATTCCATGTTAATCAGAATTAATTCAACTAGGTTTTAACCAGGTTCTGAAGCTCTTTAAAAAAGTCTTTAACCAGGCTCTAAAGCTCTTTAAGAAGGGTTTGTAACCAGGATTTGAAGCTCTTTCAAAAAGAACCAAACTTCTGAAGTGAAGTTCATCAGAGTGTTGACTTTGAAAACTAGTGTTCTGGATAAGTTCAAGCAATTTCTAAAGACAAACCAGATTCTGATGGAAGATCATTATGGTTCTTCAAAGaggttaatcaggaaagtgttctttcattctaattttatctttttaggattgTACATAtcagggggagctttgtgctttTGTGTGATGTATATTtctgtgattaccctgtacaaaattgttcatcaaaatacatggttttgtcatcatcaaaaaggggaagATTATTAGAATAAAATTTGGTGATGCATTTATACCTTTGATTTTTTATGATAACAATGTAGTATTTGTGTGAGAATTTTTTTGGTACTGTAAcggtttgttattgtgtagctcTAACAGTCAGTTCTAATTCTGAGTTTATGATGggcaacatcatcagtttctgaacattTGTTCTGAATCCGCTTTTCGCTGATTTACTCATGAGAAGTTTTGAAAGACACtatattgttgttgcaatgtCCTTTCTGCTTCTACGTTGATTCACTCTTGAGAAGTTCTGGAAAGACGTTATGTTGCTGCTGCAATATTCTCTCCGCttctgcttctggatgtgactctgattatcaagctttttaagaatggcaagcttctgaagttttgttacttagtTGAAAAATCTAAAGATCTCAAGCTAGATAatgacgttgtcaaggttctgactgaagattctgaagttttgttacttatctgaagactctgaagatctcaagccagacgcTGACATGGTCAAGGTTCTGACTGGAGGTTCTAAAGATTCTGATTTCAGCTTTGTGTTTCTGCTTTTCATGCTTGATCAACTTTTCATCAGAAaccaatgaatttgaagataagatcaaagtggatacgtgatcaaatagtacatggtacaattcagaaatattccttccactaccTGAAAATATGGACGAATGACAATATTATTCTTCACACATGTCACTAATCTGTTAATGGACAATTGCTCTGTTAGTATCCCCGAATTTCCCTCCAAAGGTCCCTTTCTTATACTATATAAGCaggacttggagacttgaagaaaatgcTACAACAATTGACAAGATTGTTTCTACGTGAAAAACTCTCAACTTTGTGCTtatttttctttaagtgtttgtatTTCATTTGTTTAAAATCTGCCTatgtagaagcaacttgtaacacaaaAAAGTTGTATGCAAacttgtttgtttgattccttaaggaaACTGGGTTATAttcggatccttgagaagacaaagaatgttgttctttgtgatttccttaaggagactaggttatagtcggatccttgagaagacaaagaaagttgttctttgtgatttttTATAATCTatttgattatagtggattaagtccttgtgtataaggcgaaatcaccttgaCGGGTGAAAtggagtagctttgatttcaAGCGAACCAAGATAAAAATCCTTGTATCTTTATCTCTTTGTTCTCTTGATTGTGTGGAGTTTTTGAGTTTgtaaaaagcttttgtttttaaaacccaaCTCAAACCCCTTTTTTTGTGTTTTTCAAACCTTCAATAATGTGTCGAGAAGTCCATACCACTTATGGAGGAGTTCAGAGAGCGAGGCTCGAAAGTGTTAATGGGTCAAACGTTACGGATCCAAGAGACCTTGACGATATCCATCCAAAATCTTAAGGCAATGAGAGTATGTGTTACCTCTCTTATAAACCCAACATTTCCTCCATTCCTAATTGGTGTGGGACTTTAGCACTTTCAAACTTGAAACCCAACAATCTCATCCACAAGTGTGAGTCACCCACATCACTAGTCTTGATCTACACTAGGAACCACTTTCGCTCCTCCACCGAGTCAATCAGgactctgataccacttgttaggGAGTCTGGGGAGTGTCAGAAGTGTCAATAGGCTAAACGTTCATGAATCCAAGAGATTTtgacaccacatattcaccaaaaatcttaAGACAATTGAGATATGAGTCATCTCTCTTATAAACTCAACATTTTCCTATTTCTAATCAATGTGAGATTTTAATACTTTCACACTTAAAATTCAACTTGAACTTATTATTAGACCAGATATATTGTGCCATGTGTTTTATTGAATCAATGAAAATCCTTAGTCCAGGCGAGAACACCATCCAACAAAAAAAATTAGATATTTACATCCATTTTTTTTAATATCCACAAAAATTATAGATTCTTTAAAAGTAAACACTAAAAATTTCAATACGTGACCGAGAGAATAGTAGACACTaaatataaacaaacaaatgatacaTATATGATTATAACTAAATTAAGACCCCACCCATTCTcaattattataataataatattctATTAAGGACCTTTTTCCCATTATAAACCTATTCATTTCCCATGCAACCATACTATTCATGTTCCTAACTTTTTGTTACCACACTAAACCTTCCCACAAAAACAAAACAACATTATCTCAACACAGTCTTATGAACTTCACGTGTCGTGTTTTCTCTCCTTATTCACAATCACATACACACAAAAACTAGCATATATCATCCTCCACATTCCACAACACACCAATATTAGAAAACTTTCACCAAAAACTAAACATGTTTCCTCTCTTATTCCTGCTCCTAAAACTACAAATCTTCCTCATACATGCTTCTCAATCTCTCTCTGAACATTACACTCTTATTGCCATCAAAGAATCTCTAGACCCTGAAAACCGTGTGTTGTTCTCATGGAACACTGATTCTGACCCATGTAGTGGAACTTTTGAAGGTGTTGCTTGTAATCAACAAGGTCTTGTTACTAATATTTCACTTCAAGGAAAAGGTTTATCTGGGAAAATACCTTCGGTTATTGGTAGTCTCAAGAGTTTGACTGGTCTTTACCTTCATTTCAATGCCTTGAATGGGATTTTGCCTAAGGAAATTGCAGGTTTATCTCAGCTTAGTGATTTGTATCTTAATGTTAATAATCTCTCTGGTGCTATCCCTCGTGAGATTGGTAACATGTCAAATCTTCAAGGTTAGTTGCTGTTTTTTTTATCTTTTGTAGCTTTTTTTTATCTTTGTAGTTCTTATTTGTTAGCTTATCTGTGATAGTTGATTATTTGGTTAAGGAGAAGTAGTTCTTTTTTTGCTGCATTTGGCCATTTTGGTTTTTTTTGGACAGTTCTATAATCACATGTTATGTTATATCATGTTTGTTCATTTCAGTACTTTGGATGAATTTTGATTTAACAGCTTATTTGCAGCTTATATCAGAAGTGCTTATTAAAATAAGCGCTTATAAATAAGGTTGCATAAGTTGTTTTTATAATATAagataaaataaatttaaattgttttaataTATGCTCTAAGTTATTTTCCTAAGCTGTTTTGATATGGACTACCAGTGTCACAAAACTTATGTCAGTAGATAAGCTTCAATAAGCCAATCCAAACAGACCCTTATCTTTGTCTTCTTTGTTGTTTACTTTATCTTATTTTCAATATAGCTCAAGATATTCTAATCAGTTAAGAACTTATACAGTTTTGCAGCTTTCTTATAATGAGCTTAATGGAAGTATACCTACGGAATTAGGAAGATTAGAGAAGCTAAGTGTTCTTTCACTCCAATATAATCACTTACGCGGCGCGATTCCTGCGAGTTTGGGTGAGCTAGAGAGACTTGAAAGATTGGATCTCAGCTTCAATACCCTTTTTGGTCCAATTCCAGTGACATTGTCTTATGCACCTAAACTACAGACTCTTGATGTTCGAAACAATTCACTCTCCGGAAACATCCCTCTAGGTATGAACACACAGTTAATCTGAAGTGTCTGTGCTACATACATGGATTATCGTGTTTTAGTTTACCACGCTGATTCTTTTGTCGAAAATTTTGATTAATATGTTAATATGTGTTGTCTACTTTATGTAACAAACAGATTTGAAAAGACTAGAAGAAGGGTTCAAGTATTCGAACAATCGTGGTTTATGTGGAACTGGATTTGCCAATTTAGATTCTTGTCAAATAGTAAGCAATTCAGATCCAATTAGACCAGAACCATATGTGCCTACAAAGAATTCTACAATTGATTATCCGACTTCGCCTGAACAAACGGCTAAAAACTGCGGCAATGCTGATTGTAGAAGGCGCTCAGAATCTTTGATAATTGCTTTGATTTTTGTGATGATTGGTGTAATTTTTGTTTCTTCTGTTACGGCACTATTTCTGATCTTACGATACCGTCGCCAGAAACAGAAGATTGGAAACACTGGTGAAATTTCTAATAGTCGTCGGCTTAGTACTGACAAGATCAAGGAAGTGTGCAGGAAGAACGCATCGCGCCTTATAAGTTTGGAGTATTCCAACGGATGGGATCCGTTATCCAGAAATCTCAGTGGTTACTCGCAAGAATTTCTCGAAAGCTTTATGTTTAATCTCGAAGAAGTAGACCGAGCAACTCAGTGCTTCTCGGAGCTAAATTTATTGACGAAGAGCAATATTTCGGCTAACTATAGAGGAATCTTGAGAAACGGATCTGTTGTGGTTATAAAGTGCGTTGCCAAGACAAGCTGCAAGTCTGATGAAACTGAGTTCTTGAAAGGCTTGAAGATATTAACTTCATTAAAGCACGATAATCTGGTTCGGTTGAGAGGCTTTTGCTGTTCGAAAGGCCGCGGGGAATGTTTTCTGGTTTACGATTTTGTTTCGAACGGGAGTTTGTCGAAGTATCTTGATGTTAAGAGAGGAAGTGATGAGGTACTTGAATGGTCCACTAGAGTCTCCATAATCCATGGTATTGCCAAAGGTTAGCTTTTCTATGACTCTTGAAACATTCTCGATTAAAGATTTTATACTTTTTTTGAGAGTCTTTCTATGAAGCACAAACACGGACACCAGACACGACACTGACATGTATCGGACGTCTGACATGTCTTCAATCTGAAGTGTCGGGTGAAACATTTTCTTTGATACACTTAGTGTCATGTGATTGTGAAGAAGTAACCTATTGTCTTATTGTGTCCTATTCAGGTATTGGTTATCTACACGGGAAAAAGGGAAGCAAGCATTATTCTCTAGTTCATCAGAATATATCAGCCGAAAAAGTACTTCTCGATTCTCGGTATAATTCCTTACTTGCAGATTCAGGATTGCACAAACTTCTTGCAGATGATGTTGTTTTCTCCACCCTCAAAGCTAGTGCTGCAATGGGGTATCTGGCACCAGAATACGCGACAACCGGTCGTTTTACCGAAAAAAGTGATGTGTATGCTTTCGGGGTGATAGTTTTCCAACTTCTCATTGGAAAACATGATATCACCCTATTAAGTCGTCAATGGGAAGAAACTGGTAATTTGAAAGATATTATCGATGAAAATCTTGAAGGAAATTTTTTAGAATCCGAGGCCGAGAAATTGGCGAGACTCGCTTTGGTTTGCACCAATGAATCTCCCCATCTCCGGCCGACTATGGAGGATATAATGAGAGAATTGTGTGATGATAAGTGGTAAGCAACCATGCATTTCATGACAAGAAGATTGATATCTTAACTTTAAGTGGTTGTAAAATAGTATATAAGTTTTCTTAGTAAGTCAATTATGTTAAAATTGTTTTGTATTATAGGTGAGAACATGTAAAGTTTAGAGAAATTTCACATGTAAAGTCAATATCTTGGTAAGCTCTTCTGCCTATAAACATTGCAGTAAAATAAAGCCTCAAAGTCTCTTGAATCACCATGGTTAACTGCAAATTAAACATAAGAATGCTTATGAAGATCTGAAAAGATTTTGTACGATTATATTGATGATCGAGACTTACCGTTTTCATGCTTCTAAGTTTATTTGCATCTGGATTACCATTTCCACAAACTTCAAGCACCTCTTCGCTGACACGATCTGGCCAATCATGGTGTATAGCTAACAACGTTAAGCACCATGATGCTGTAATTGCAGTACTTTCATGTCCAGCAAAGAATATAGTTTTGCAGTTATCTAAGTTGAACCTTTCTCGCGCGGTTGAACTTGGTAAGAGTTCATCACTTCCCTCGCAACTCTTTGCACCCTCAAGTATCATCTGCGAAAGATCTTCCCCACTACCTTCCTCTTGCCGTCGTTTTACAAGCTTTGATTTATTTGAGTTAAATAGTTTAACATCATACAATTTTCCACATTAGTATTATCactaacaacaacaagaaaaCCAGTATTAAATTCTCTTAAAGGAAAGTTTTGCGGTCTATTATGAACTCCCCCAACTTAAGAGATTAGTCTTTACAGTTGTGCAGGATACTCGGTTTCTAATGGAAAAACAATAACAAAAAAACCAAAATGATAACATTAAAAGTGTCCGAATAATCATGCATACTTATAGCCGGGAAATCCAACATATATCTTAGAGAGAAGCTTTTGAAGATCATTAATCTTTAAGAATATTTTTTTTCCTTAGGACATAATTATTCCCAAAACAAGCTCTAGAAATTACGTCGGCCGACAAATTTTGGCTGACAAATTTCATAGATCTTTGTCAACTATAATCTCTCAAACTAGTCCATCACTTTCAATTCTATCCTCCCAAGATTTGAGAGTCAACTATTTGATCAACCATTGCCTTCACTTTGTATAGGTATAATTCATGCGTAATTATACATGAGAATTTCTTAATGCATCCTATGTATTATTAGAATATCATATAAAAATACAATAATACCTCTAGATTTCGGAGATGAATCTCCGGAGGCATCTTGAAAAAATAAAACTTTGATTTAATGTAAAAAAAACTATGGAGACGCATCGTCGTGTAtatttcgaagatgcatctccgaaagGTATTTGTTCTAAAACGCGTCAGAACTCTTTCTCCTTCCTCACTTTTAAAAGAACAACTCTAAATATTTCTCAAACTCTCTCAActcacattctctcaaaatcaATCAACCAAGTTCAAAGCTTCTCCCATCAACATTAAGTACATCAAAGAGATCATTCAACACTGAAGTAAACTCACAGTTTGTAAGTTTTTAATTTTTGTAaacttttttcattttttgtATAAATTAGTAGAAATTGATGATTAGGTTAAGAAATTGAgagtttttgcatgattgatagTTTATACATACTGAAAAACGTGTTTGATGATTAAAAATAACGATCAATGCATTATATTTTGGGGGTTTGGTGGTCTGTATTACCGCTATTGACAAAGCTTAATGTTGCAGGaaattctggagatgcatctccggaatttTTCAACGTTTGGATTCCTAGGAatcagagatgcatctccggaatttaactctatttttttttcttgtttGTAGGGTTGCTTGTAGTAATTGTGTGACACTTGTCTGGTTTACTTATAGGAATTATGGCTGATAGAAACGACAGCCTGAGACACGAGAGGATTGCATAACATGTATTTGTCTGGAGGAAAAAGAGTCAGGTTTCAGAGGTTTCTATTTCCTCTAGCCTAGTTCATGTGGAGACATCGACTTCCAGGGCTCATATATATCCACCTTCTTCTTCTCGTAGGAGACGAGTGTCACATATTAACGCGCCACTACCTCCATCTTCCCGTAGGAGACAAGTTTCACTTATTCATGCACTAGAGTTACTCAAGTCACCGGACGTACCTGAGGCACCAGTGTCACCCCAGACACCGGAGGGACCTCATGCTGATGAGCCAGTGCCACCTCATGCTGATGTGGTTGATAAGTTAGTGCAATCTCATGCTACTGAGGTTGATGAGGCAGTGCCACCTCAGGTATTTGGAAGAGGTCCTATAGAGTTTTCATTGTTGCCTCTTTACCCGGACCATACTTCCAGACATATATGGGACGGAGAGGTAAAATTAGTTGGACTCATTCTTTTTAAATTagtttatta encodes:
- the LOC127127976 gene encoding LRR receptor kinase BAK1 codes for the protein MFPLLFLLLKLQIFLIHASQSLSEHYTLIAIKESLDPENRVLFSWNTDSDPCSGTFEGVACNQQGLVTNISLQGKGLSGKIPSVIGSLKSLTGLYLHFNALNGILPKEIAGLSQLSDLYLNVNNLSGAIPREIGNMSNLQVLQLSYNELNGSIPTELGRLEKLSVLSLQYNHLRGAIPASLGELERLERLDLSFNTLFGPIPVTLSYAPKLQTLDVRNNSLSGNIPLDLKRLEEGFKYSNNRGLCGTGFANLDSCQIVSNSDPIRPEPYVPTKNSTIDYPTSPEQTAKNCGNADCRRRSESLIIALIFVMIGVIFVSSVTALFLILRYRRQKQKIGNTGEISNSRRLSTDKIKEVCRKNASRLISLEYSNGWDPLSRNLSGYSQEFLESFMFNLEEVDRATQCFSELNLLTKSNISANYRGILRNGSVVVIKCVAKTSCKSDETEFLKGLKILTSLKHDNLVRLRGFCCSKGRGECFLVYDFVSNGSLSKYLDVKRGSDEVLEWSTRVSIIHGIAKGIGYLHGKKGSKHYSLVHQNISAEKVLLDSRYNSLLADSGLHKLLADDVVFSTLKASAAMGYLAPEYATTGRFTEKSDVYAFGVIVFQLLIGKHDITLLSRQWEETGNLKDIIDENLEGNFLESEAEKLARLALVCTNESPHLRPTMEDIMRELCDDKW
- the LOC127131483 gene encoding cytochrome P450 714A2, giving the protein MILEGAKSCEGSDELLPSSTARERFNLDNCKTIFFAGHESTAITASWCLTLLAIHHDWPDRVSEEVLEVCGNGNPDANKLRSMKTLTMVIQETLRLYFTAMFIGRRAYQDIDFTCEISLNFTCSHL